The following DNA comes from Hyphococcus flavus.
TGACGGTGATCCTGCGCGGCTGTTTGATTTTTCCAGGCTTCTGTCCAAGCAGGCGCCGCTCAGGTTTTCCGCGCGTTCAAAACTCGAAGCGGCGCGGAGGCTGGCCTCGCCACCAACCCTCATTCCGCCTGCGCCGCGCACGCAAATACGCCTTCAGATGAGCGCGGCTGATGCGCTGCAAAATTCCCTGAACGATATCGCAGCCCGCATCGGAGACATGCAAGGGTTTTTACTCGATTACCGCATGCCGGCGGGCGTTCATCAGATGCGCGTGGCGCTGCGGCGTCTGCGGTCAATCGAACGGGTGTTTCGGCCGTTTATGAAAGGCGACGAGTTACTATCTCTGGCGCGTCGCGCAAAATATTTTGCTGGCGCGCTGGGTCCGGCAAGAGACTGGGATGTGTTTATTGGTCAAACACTGCCGCTGACATCCGCCGCGGAAACTGATTTGGCTGGGGTCTCCATGCTAAAGTCGCGCGCGGAAACGATCCGCGCCGAAGCCTGGGCTGACGCCGTTGCTGTCATTTCAAGCACCAAATTTTCTGAGTTCGTTCTAGATCTGGTGGAAGCTGGCGCGCTTGCTCGCTGGCGCAGCGCCACTAGAAAGCAGATGCGCTTGGCCGTTGAGGAATTTGCGCCCGCAGCACTCGATAAGGCGCTAAAAAAAGCCGTGAAAGTCGCCGCTGAGACGCCTGTGGATGCGGGGCTCAGCGTGCGCCACCCTCTGCGCATCGCTTTGAAAAAACTGCGTTATCCGGTTCAGCTCTTCCGGCCTGTATACGCCAAGGCCCCGCGGAAAGAATATATGTCTAAAATGTCGATGCTCCAGGATGCATTCGGCGCGGTAAATGATGCGGTGGTCGCGCAAAGGCTCGCAGATCTCGCATCAACGGGACAAGGCGCCGAAGCGATCCGCGCCGCCGGTTTTGTGGCTGGATACAGAGCTGCTGAGGCGCAAGGCGCTGCTGAGGTCATTGACGAGGCTTGGCGGACGTTCGAAAAGATGACGCCCTTCTGGCGGTTATAGGTTTTCTGAATGCTCAATATACGGATTATTCCCTGTCTCGATGTTAAGGATGGGCGCATCGTGAAGGGCGTCAATTTCGTAAACCTGCGCGACGCCGGCGATCCGGCCGCAGCGGCGGAGGCTTATGATGCGGCTGGCGCTGACGAGCTTTGTTTTCTCGATATTTCGGCAAGCCATGAGGGCAGGGGCGTTCTGCTGGATAAGATATCCATGGTGGCCGAGCGCTGTTTCATGCCGCTGACAGTCGGCGGCGGCGTCAAATCGCTCGATGATTTTCGCTCGGTGCTGCTTGCTGGCGCTGATAAAGTGGCGATCAACACGGCGGCGGTGAAAACGCCGGAGTTAATTAACAAGGCGGCGGAAAGGTTCGGCGCCCAATGCATAGTCGTCGCTATTGACGCCAAACGGGTAGGCGAGGGTTGGGAGATATTCACCCATGGCGGGCGAAACGCGACGGGCCTAAATGCAATCGATTTTGCAAAAGACGTTGTCGCGCGGGGCGCGGGCGAAATCCTGCTGACCTCCATGGACCGAGATGGCGTCAAGACGGGCTATGACATTACACTTACGCGGGCTGTCGCCGAGGCGGTGAATGTGCCGGTGATTGCCTCCGGCGGCGCAGGCGCGGCCCAGCATCTTGTCGAAGCGGCGACGATGGGCAAGGCGTCTGCCGTGCTCGCCGCATCGATTTTTCATTTTGGTGAAGTTTCCATCGCTGAAGCGAAAGCCGCCATGGCGGCGGCGGGGCTGCACGTGCGGCAAGCGGCGAGGGTGGCCTGAGGGAGAATGCGATGACCAACAAAGACGTCGAAATCGGCGCTGTTCTGACCCGGCTTGAGGAAACGGTCGCTGCGCGGAGAGGCGCCAGCGCTGACGCATCCTACACCGCAAGTCTTCTCGCTGGCGGTCCGCAAAAATGCGCGAAAAAATTTGGCGAGGAAGCGGTGGAGGCCGCGCTTGCCGCCGTATCCGGCGACAAGACGCACATATCTGAAGAAGCAGCAGACGTGCTCTATCATTTAATCGTTATGCTGAACGTTTCCGGTATCACCATGGATGATGTCGCGCGTGTTTTAGTGCGCCGGGAAGGCGTCTCAGGCCATCAGGAAAAGGCCAGCCGCCAATAACGAAAAATAGATCATAAAAAAGCCCCGCCGAAGCGGGGCTTTTTGTTAGAAGAACGCTTGCCTTACCAGCCGCAGGTGCGGTCAGCGTTTTGTTCTTGCAGCCAGGTCATCAATGGCGCGAAATATTCTACCATGGCTGATCCGTCCATTTCGCGTGTGCCGGTGAACGCTTCCAGCGCTTCCGGCCATGGTTTTGATTGACCCATTTCCAGCATGGCGTTGAAGTTTTCACCGACTTCTTCAGAGCCGAAAATCGAGCAACGGTGCAGCGGCCCGTCCCAGCCGGCTTGCTCGCAAGCAGCTTTCAGGAACTGGAACTGCAGGATGTGCGCGATGAAATAGCGAGTGTAAGAGACGTTATTCGGGATATGGTATTTACCGCCGGCGTCAAAATAATCGGACGAGCGCTCAACAGGCGGGCGAATGCCCTGATACTGTTCGCGCAACGCCCACCAGCCGTCATTATAAGTAGCGGGCGTTAACTCGCCTGAAAACACCTGCCAGCGCCATTTGTCCATAAGCAGGCCAAAAGGCTGGAACGCGACTTTTTCAAGCGCTGCTTGCATCAAGAGGCCAACATCTTTCGATGCGTCCGGCTCTTCATCGATAAGGCCAAGCTGTTTGAGATAGCTTGGCGTGATCGACAAGCCGACCATGTCTCCAATAGCCTCGTGGAAGCCGCCATTGGCGCCGCCCTGAAAGATCGGCGACTGGTCTTTATACGCACGCTGATAATAATTATGGCCAAGTTCATGGTGCACAGTCTGGAAGTCGTCAGCGTTTACCTTGGTGCACATCTTGATGCGGATATCGTCCTGACCGTCCAGGTTCCATGCCGAAGCGTGGCAGGCGACTTCACGGCCTTCGGGTTTGGTGATCTGCGAACGCTCCCAGAATGTATCGGGTAGAGGGTCAAACCCTAGCGAAGAAAAGAAAGCCTCTCCGGTCTCGACCATTTTCACGGCGTCATAGCCGTTATCGTTCAAGAGCGCCGTCAGATCGTAGCCAGGATCAGCGGCGCCGGGGGCGACAAGATCATAAACATTGCCCCAGCTTTGGGCCCACATGTTGCCGAGAAGATCGGCGCGGATCGGCTGGTCGAGCGGCACGACGCTATCGCCATATTCCTCGTTCAGTTCTGCGCGAACATGGCAATGCAGCTCGTCATAGAGCGGTTTCACCTGACCCCATAGCCGATCTGTTTCCGCCGCAAATTCCTCAGAGGGCAGATCATATCGCGCGCGCCACATGGTGCCTACATCGTCGAAACCAAGCTCGCGGGCGCCCTCATTGGCGATTTCGACCATGGAGGCGTAATCTTCCTTCATGGTCGTGTCGGCGTCAGTTTGTGCAACAGGCACCTCGCGCCACTTGACCCAGATTTCCTGAAGTCTTGCGGGGTCGCGTACAGTGCCCATCATTTCTTCCAGATCGACACGCGGCGTTTCTTCGCCATCAAGCGTGATTTTGCCGGTGGCGTATGTTGACGCCATCCGCGTGTTTATCTCCGACAGTTCCTTTGCCGCACCCTGGCGTTCCGGCGCTGGCAAATTGAGGCCGAGTTTGACCAGCTCGATCTTGCGGCGCATTTCCGCCGGCAGTTCAAGATCATTGAAACGCTTGGCTTCGTTGGCGAACTTGACGCCCATTTCGGTGCCTTCGGCCGACATGCGCGTGTTCAGCCAGTCCGTGTCGTAATTGATATAGGTTGCATTGACCCAGGCGATGCGTGCCGAGTACTCGCCGAACTCTCGATAGAATGTTTCAACCTTTTCGATGAATTCCTGCGCCTCGCCAACGGTCGGTTCCCCCGACGATTGAGACGATGCTTGGGTTGATGTTTCTTGCGTTTGCGATTGGCCAGAACAGGCTGAGACAAGCGCCAGTGATGAAACAGCAATCAGCGCGCCCGCTGGGGCGCGCATATATTTTTTAATCATGGAAACTCCGTATGTGACCTTCTCGGGCCGCATACTAGCGAGGCGGGCAAAGGGAAGCAAAAGGCTTGGCGTCAAACTTTTTCGGCTATTTTTATTGCAACGCGGCATCCGGCGCGGATTGCCGCTGACAGCAGCCCATAGCCGGGCGCCTCGCGCGCGCCCTCATTTTCCGCCGTGTGCTTATGTTCAAGCTCGTCATCTCGAAATTGGCGAACGGTGCCGGCGAGCTCTGGCTCGACTGTCTCCAACTCGTCGATTTGCTCGGCGTAGTGTTTCTCGATGACGTCTTCGACCGCTTCGGTGCAGGCCATGGCGGCTTTCTCGCCCATCAGGGCCGTTGCCGCACCCAGCCCGAAGCCGGCTGCGTTCCAGAACGGGGATAACAATGACGGGCGAATTTTGCGCTCGGCAAGAAGGCGATCAAAAGTTTCGAGATGATGCGCTTCACCCGCCTCCATCTCTTCCAACACGTTCGCAGTGTGCTGCTTGTGGGGGAGCTTTTCAAAAACAGCCCGTTGTCCGCGATAGATCGCAACGGCGCCATATTCGCCCGCATGATCGACGCGCAGCATGTCGCCGATCCGGCGTGCGCGCGGTCCCGGCTTATGCGGAGAGGGTTCGCTCATGCCGCGCCGCCTCGCCGGAAACGTCTGGCGCTGCGCGATTCCTGCAGCGCAGCGAAAAGGGTAAGCGCAAATAGTCCGGCCGAAACCAGTAAATTGTATCCGGCCATGGAAACGCCGAGGAACCGCCACTGCACGTCCTCGCATGAGGGCCCGGTGGAGGGCTGATTCAAGGATGCGGCGACATCGGTAAGATCAACGGTTCCGCCAGCGGCGCAAAGCGCCGGTCCTGGCCAGTACCCATATTCAACGCCGATATGAAAAAAGGCGAGGCCCGCGCTGACCGCGTAAACCAGCGCCGCAGCGCCGACGGCGCTCGCCGCAGCGAGTTTGGATTTGAAAATCCGTGCGAGCGCGAGGCCCGCGCCGGCGACCGCCAATGCCGTCCAGTGCGCTTCACGCTGATCGAGACAAAGAATGCAGGGTATGAGACCGCCAACCCGCTCAAACAGATGCGCGCCTGCGAGCAGGGCGGCGCTGGCGATAAAGCTGAAGCCCAGCGCGCGTTCGGTAAAAGAAAAGCGTGCAATGAATTGGCGCATGCAAACAGATATAACGCCGAACAGGAGCGGGGCGGCTAAGGCGGATCGTCACATCTTGGCGATTGCCGCTAAGTCCTGGCGGCGATCCATCCGCGAATGAGATCAACTGCTTCCGCGCCGAGAAACAGCAGCAAAAACACCCACATAAATCCAAGCAGCAGGCCGAGAATAACAAGCACGCCGTCCCGTTCAATCAGGCCGAGCGCCATGATCGCAACGCCGATCCCGGGCACGGTATTCGTCGATGGAAGCGGCGTCAGAATTGATGCGATGGGAATCAGCGCAAGCCCGCCCACAAGACGCACGCCTACTCGACCCGTTACAGGCTTAAGACGCGGCGTCGCGATGCGTTCAACCCAGCCCACATATTTTTCCGCCCGGGTCAGCACCGATTGAAAAGCATCAAGAGAAAATGAGCGCTCGTGCAGCTTTTTCGGCAGCCATGGATGGCGTCCGCCTGCCGCCAGTTGTCCTGCAAGGGCCAGCATCGGCAAGGCTACGATTTGCGGCAACAGGTAAACGAAAGGCAGACAGCAAGGCAACGCAAGCAATAGCAACAAAAACCCGAACGCGCGCTCATCGAGGTTTTCGACAACGTCGCCAAGCCTCGCGGTTTGTTTTTCAGTCGCCGTCGCTGAAGATTGAAGACGCAGTTTGTCCAGCACATCCTGTAAAACGCGCGTTGCGCCGCGCATTGGCGCAGCCGGTTGGCCGTCAGCGGCGGTCATGAGATGTTCCTGCATAAAAACACGCTTAGCGATGTAGGACGCTTTGGCCCATCTCAACAGAGCCGTCTTAATAAAACCTCATTATCGCTTGACCCGTTAGGCGCGCCACCTAATATGCCGCCCTCACCGTTGCCGGTATAAATGCCCCTCTGGCGGAACTGGTAGACGCGCTGGATTCAAAATCCAGTTCCTTCGGGAGTGCCGGTTCGATTCCGGCGGGGGGCACCACGAGCCGGAAACGTTCGCGGAGCGAACGCAGTCCGGCGAGATCGGCAAGCTCTCTACAAATGCGATGGATTCCGGCCCACGCCCGCTTACGCTTTCGAACTTAAGAGCCGAAAAGCCAAATGCGTTGCCTCTCCAACAAAAAACCCCGCCGAAGCGGGGTTTTGATATTTCTATGTGAGAGGCGTTGTACTAGCAGCGGCCCCTGCGGCGATCGCGTTTAGAGCAATTATCGCCGCCATTGTTTTCGATGAAGTTGTTGGTGACTTTCGGCTCCAGCCCTTCACGCACGAAGATAGACAGCCCGTCATTACCGACAATGTCGTTGTCTTCGATGACGCCGTTGACGCCGAACGGCACCGCAACACCATCGCCTGAGTTTTGCGCGATTTCATTATAGCGCACCAGCGAGAGCTTGGCATATTTGTCGAGGATCACGCCTGAGCCCTTGTTGTTACGGATCTTGTTGCCGATCAGTTTCGCTGCGCCATAGCCAGAAGACTTCACGCCAGAGTCGAGATTGTCGAATATCTCATTGCCGGCGATGACCACGTCAGCGCGGCTGCCAGAGGCGATATCGACGCCGACTTTGTTCTGAAGGATTTTGTTGTCAATGATGAAGCTCTGTGACAGCGAGTGCTGCTGAGCCACAAAGACGCCTTCGGAACCTGCGCTGATGCGGTTCTTCTCAAGCATCACCGTGCCGCCGCTGATGCGCACAGCCGGGCGAATGCCGGAGCCCAGAACATCACTTTCCTTCAGCGTGAAAACGCCCTGATCGACATCGATGCAGGCATTGGCGGAAGAGTTGATCTTCGCCTTGAACTGCACGTTCGCGACAACGGCGTGTTTGGTTCCATCCTCAGGTGAGAATTTGAGGCATGGCGTGTTCATGGGCGCTGAAATTTCAACACCTGACCCCGGGCCGCGATCGCCCTGGATAAAGATCGATTTATCAAGCGAGATCGTTTCGTTGTAGACGCCGTGCATGACGTAAACGACGCCGCCTTCAGCCACGTCGTCGATCGCCTGAGAGATCGTCTTGTAAGGGCCGGGGCCGTTTACATCGACGATGATTTGCATCGGGCCTTTTCTGTTTGTGCCGCCAGAACTCGACCCCGTTGAGGTGCCTGCGGCCGGTTCGTGGATTGGGAACCCGCCCAGGGATTGAGCGTTTGCACTCGCCGCCATCATGCTGATCGCGAATGCGCCGGCGGCGATGGGGGTAATGCGGTTGATCATTGTACGGTTCATGTCAAATACCCCTACTGGATGTCACGCGTATATTCGAAGCTAAGACGGCGTAGCGCGTCGTTTGCCGGCGTATAACCGAGCGCCGAAGCGCGGGCCAAATGGTAAGCCGACTTGCGCTCGTCCGGCGCGATTTCGTTCAGCCCTGTGGTGCCGTCGCGATAAACCACGCCAAGCGCGTAATGAGCGATGGAAAGGTCATGGTCCGCCGCAGCCGTAAGCCAGCGAACGGCCTGCTCGCCATCCTGCTCAACGCCAATGCCGCGAACATGCATGATGCCGTAGACGTATTGCGACATCGGGTGCTCTGCCTGGGCTGCGTCCTGAAAGAGATCAACAGTTTGACGCGGCGTCAGAACGCCCGTCACGACGGACTGCTTTTCTTCTTCGCTCATGTCGAAGTCACGGGCGACTGTCGAATACTGGAAGCGGCGGATGGCGCCGCGCGTCGCCGGGCCAAGGCTGTTATCAACAGCGCCGGCGCGGAAACCCAGTGCGTTGAGCGAGCGTTGGATAAGCTCCACGTCAATATCGGAAACCGCTTCAAGCGCATCCGCCATGCGGATTTCTTCAAGTTCTCTCTTAAGGCGCTCAAGCTCTTCCTGCTGGCGTGTCTTGCCGGTGTGCTCCGGCGGCAGCGGCGGCTGCCACTCTTCAGCATTTTCCAGAGCCAGCTTGATTTCTTTCGGGTTCATCAGCGGCTCAAGGAACTCATAAGCAGCGCTGGCTTCGCCGACGCCTCGCTCTTTTGCGAGCGAGTACATTTGCAGCGCTTTGGTGTTGCTTTTCTCAAGGCCCGCGCCCTTCTGATACATCTCGCCCAGGCGATAAATGTCATAGGCGCTGCCGGCTTCGAACGTGCGGGAGATAAGGTCTTCTGCTTTGTTGACGTCGGATGAACTCATCCGGAAGCGAATATCGGTCAAGCGTGCTTCAGCAAGGATCTGCGCGTTGACCTCAGCGGCGGTGGGAAGTTGGTATGCGGAAAAATCGTGATAGGCGGCGAGGGTGTACCACAAAAGCGCCTGCACATTATCAACCGGGATTTCTTCAAGCGGCGTCGCGGCGCCCTCGGAGACTTCCAGCATCTTGCCGGAATAAACATCGCCGAGAATTTTCTTCGAGCGAATATCGCCAGCGACAGCAAACCGGCGCCACAAATCCAGCGCCTGCGAATACTGTCCGTTTTTATAGGCCTGAATGCCAGCTTCATATGTTGCATGGGCCGGGGCCGTCGCCATCGCCAAGAATGACGCAGCTACAAGGCCGCCGATCATACGGCGCGCTTTTCCAATCAGCATCTTCGGATCTCTTTCCATATCCCCGCTTCCCCTCGACAGAACGCCCACGCCGTAACTGGCTGGATGGGCTCCCTGAACACCTTGCCAAACGGGCCATCCCCGGACCGTCAGACATCTTGATTCAACCCATTAAAGCACGCATTGCTGCGTGTCTCCACATTAACCTTTACCATTAATGAAAGCAAAAGGGCGCCCCCCGGTCAGGGCGGGAGAGGGCGTTTTGTGCTCAACCCTGCGTGGTCAGGCCGGATTCCCCCCGCGCGTGACCCGAAAGACGCAGATCGGGGTATCGGGGCGCCCCTCATCAGGCAGGCGTTCGCTTAAGTGCCCGGATTCACTGCAGAAATGTGGAATGTCGATGGCGGCGAGCGGGTCGTCCGCCTTGATGATCAGGCTCGCGCCCGGGGCCAAGCGCCTCAAGCCCGCCTCCATGCGAATGACCGGCATCGGGCAGCGGTACCCGCAAGCGTCAATTATATCAATATTATCAGCGTCTTGGGATTTCGGGGCCATGGTCGGCCTTTTTTAGCGTAAACGCTGGTTTAGCGAAAACGCTGGGCAAGAAAAAACCCTGGCGCGGGAAGGCGCCAGGGTTGAAAAGAAGTGATCCGGTTTCGACTAGAGTTCGAGGTCGACGCCGAAATAGAGCAGTGCGCCGCGCGGATCGTGTACCTTGGAGTCAAACCCGCCGTTGGTGGCGACAAAAGGCGCTGTCGTGCCAAAGAGGTTTCTGGCGCCAATGGTTACGGCCGCAAGCTTGTCGCGGTTCATGTACTCGTTGATGGCCAGACGGTATTGAACGTCGATGCGCGTATCAGAGTCGATCGTCGCAAGGCCATTCTGGTCATCAAGATAGCTGTCGATATGGCGCAGGAAGATATTCGCCGAGTGGGCGCCGTTGGTCCAGTTAAGGCCCGTGTTGAGCCTTAGCTGTGGTGATGACGTCCCGAAGTTGTTGAAATTGCGAACGCCCTCGCCATCAACCGCTCCGGCGATCGGATCGATCAGGTCGTAATTCAGCAAGTACGTACCCTGAACAGTTGGGGTGAAGGTGCCGGCTGAACCTGTATCAACCGCCCAGCGCCAAGCGAAATCGAGGCCTGATGTTTTGACCTGGCTCGCGTTGACGTATTGCGTGTTGATCTGAACGACTGTGCCCGCTGGCGAGCGAACGATCGCGGCGCCCATCGGGTCTGCGTTTAGCAGCGCTTGCGGGTTTTGCGGCGTAATGACGTTTTCAAACTTGAAGTTGAAATAGTCGAGGGACATTTCCATGCCCTCAACCGGCAGCCAGGTGAAGCCGCCGTTAAACGCACGCGAGTCTTCCGGCAGGAGTGTGTTGCCAACGACTTGAGCGCCTTGTGAGCGAACTGCGACGAACGCCGTGGCGTTCCCGTTGGCTGGGTCAACGACCTGCTGAAGCGACGTGCCTTGTCCCAACTGCTGGAACACGGAAGGAGCGCGGAAAGAGGTCGAGTATGAGCCGCGCAAGGACAGATAATCCGTCGGGCGCAGCAACAGCGCAATTTTGGGGTCGGTAGTCGATCCGCCTTCGTCATCGCCATAACGCTCGTGACGTACGGCCGCCTGGACGTCAATCCAGTCCGCAATCGGGATGGCCACCTCGACGAAGCCGGCAAAAACGTCTTGTGACCCAGAATAGGGCTGTTCGCCGATCAGGAACGCAAAGCCGTCATTTGTAGAGATTTCATCGAAGTCGGCTTCAAGCTCGGACTTTCTGTACTGGCCGCCGACAGCAACACCCACCGCACCGGCCGGCATTTCGAACAGATCGAATGACGTATAGCCCTCCGCCACCTGCAGCGTTGATTGAAGGTCACGCGTTTGAAACTGAACGATATAGTCTTGAAGCGCTGCGGAGTTAGGGGCGACGCTAAGTGACGTAGAGAACGGATTGTAGAAAGTTCCCACAGCCGGGACAGAGTCGCCAAACGCTGTCAGGAACGGGTTAGCGGAAGTACAATCGGTCCCGCCTGTAAGCCCAGGAACCGCTGGCAGAGAATTAAAACCTGATAGACCGCATTGGAAACGATCAGTGACCGTATCTTCGGTCATGATCGTATAATTGTTCCGTGCGCGGGTATAAGAAATTTCCCAAGAGCCCGTGTCGCCATATTCGCCGTTCAGACTTGCTGACGCGCGCCAGGTTTCGTTATCGGTAAAGTTCGGCGACACGTCGCCGCCAATGCCGATTGCGCGGCCGAAGAAAACAAGTGTCGGGTCGCCAGGGAAGAAGTTGAACGGGTTCGCTGCTGGTCCAAATGCAGCGCCAGGTACTACCGCGCTACCAAGCTGCAGGAACGGAAAGGTTGGTGAGTTGCCGCGAACGTCTTCGTTATCCGCGTAGCCGCCTTCAATATGGAATTCGACCGTGTCAGTGATTTCAAAACTGGCGCTCGCGAATGTCGATAGTCTCTTATTCTCCGTAACGAGATTATAGAACTCGCCAAAGTCAAAACCGCAAAGGCCGATGCCGCTTGACGGTGGTGGTGCTGTCGGGCTTGCCTGCAGAGGGAAGCCGCCCCCAGCAGCACAGCCTGGATCGAGTAGCGGCGTACCAGCGGGCACCATAGGTACCGGCATACCGTCAGCCGTGGTGAAAAAAGCGCCGGGATTACCAAGAGCCGAGGTGTCGTTCGCGGGGACTGAAAGACGGCGCTCTGCAGTCGTGAGCGGCGTCGATTCAGAATAAGCGGCGGCGAACATGATGTTGCCGCGATCAAAATTATAGCCCGCCAGACCTTGAATCTGGAATTCGTTGTAGTCGCCCTGACTCTGGTGGCTGGTGTAGTTACCGGAGAGCGCGATGCCGTGATAATCATCGCGCGTAATAAAGTTCACAACCCCGGCCACGGCATCAGAGCCATAAAGCGCCGAGGCGCCGTCTTTCAGGATTTCAACACGATCAACCGCAATCAGCGGAACCAGCGAGGAGGTGTCAACAAACTGTACACCTTGGTTGGTTTGAGTAGCCGTGGTGACCTGACGTTTGCCATTCAGGATTACAAGTGTTGAACCAAGGCCCAGGCCGCGGAGGTTGATGTTCGTCGTGCCTGTGGTGCCGGACTGGGTAAAAGCATCCGGGTTGTTTTCCGCACCAGAGTTGATGGTCAGGGTCTGGGTGATGTCGGCGATATTGTTCGCGCCGATATCCTCGATGTCGCCTGCGCCGACAGTTTCGAGCGGCGATGGCAGGTCAGCCTGAGACTTTCTTTTGATGAACGAGCCTGTGACGACAATCACGTCATCTGTATCGTCCTGCGCAAATGAAACTTGCGGGGCCGCAATTGCAGCGGCGAGAGCAATAGCGGATGCTCTAACGGCTAGGCCGTGTCTCATAGGTAACCTCCCTGTACGCGCCTGGGTCGGCCCAGGCGTCAAATCGTTTAATACTGCAATGATGAACGAGAACATCGGTCGCGCCAACTGGTCAGCGCAGCACAAATCACCAGAAAGAGATTACAGTGGCGCAATCAATGCTATCTGTTTGGCACTGTTGCGGATTTTCAACACATTCCAAAACAGGGTCTGATCTGCAGTCCAGCCTTTTTAACGCGATGGATCACTGTTTCCGAATTTCGGGTACGGAGTCGCTGATATCGTCAGGGTCGGC
Coding sequences within:
- a CDS encoding CHAD domain-containing protein — encoded protein: MTAGRTEFELKFTGAPGDVAALQRGDFIASVAPNGGAWERLSSTYYDTPDERLASSGISLRLREEGGRLVQAVKTRGQSSIARIEYEIEIPNQRRFPAATGDDAIDGEIAALQPVLEPIAGTHVDRWAVEVVFRDTRFELAIDIGRSVCRDAEGGDFAAPLAEVELELIDGDPARLFDFSRLLSKQAPLRFSARSKLEAARRLASPPTLIPPAPRTQIRLQMSAADALQNSLNDIAARIGDMQGFLLDYRMPAGVHQMRVALRRLRSIERVFRPFMKGDELLSLARRAKYFAGALGPARDWDVFIGQTLPLTSAAETDLAGVSMLKSRAETIRAEAWADAVAVISSTKFSEFVLDLVEAGALARWRSATRKQMRLAVEEFAPAALDKALKKAVKVAAETPVDAGLSVRHPLRIALKKLRYPVQLFRPVYAKAPRKEYMSKMSMLQDAFGAVNDAVVAQRLADLASTGQGAEAIRAAGFVAGYRAAEAQGAAEVIDEAWRTFEKMTPFWRL
- the hisF gene encoding imidazole glycerol phosphate synthase subunit HisF, yielding MLNIRIIPCLDVKDGRIVKGVNFVNLRDAGDPAAAAEAYDAAGADELCFLDISASHEGRGVLLDKISMVAERCFMPLTVGGGVKSLDDFRSVLLAGADKVAINTAAVKTPELINKAAERFGAQCIVVAIDAKRVGEGWEIFTHGGRNATGLNAIDFAKDVVARGAGEILLTSMDRDGVKTGYDITLTRAVAEAVNVPVIASGGAGAAQHLVEAATMGKASAVLAASIFHFGEVSIAEAKAAMAAAGLHVRQAARVA
- a CDS encoding phosphoribosyl-ATP diphosphatase — encoded protein: MTNKDVEIGAVLTRLEETVAARRGASADASYTASLLAGGPQKCAKKFGEEAVEAALAAVSGDKTHISEEAADVLYHLIVMLNVSGITMDDVARVLVRREGVSGHQEKASRQ
- a CDS encoding M2 family metallopeptidase, which translates into the protein MIKKYMRAPAGALIAVSSLALVSACSGQSQTQETSTQASSQSSGEPTVGEAQEFIEKVETFYREFGEYSARIAWVNATYINYDTDWLNTRMSAEGTEMGVKFANEAKRFNDLELPAEMRRKIELVKLGLNLPAPERQGAAKELSEINTRMASTYATGKITLDGEETPRVDLEEMMGTVRDPARLQEIWVKWREVPVAQTDADTTMKEDYASMVEIANEGARELGFDDVGTMWRARYDLPSEEFAAETDRLWGQVKPLYDELHCHVRAELNEEYGDSVVPLDQPIRADLLGNMWAQSWGNVYDLVAPGAADPGYDLTALLNDNGYDAVKMVETGEAFFSSLGFDPLPDTFWERSQITKPEGREVACHASAWNLDGQDDIRIKMCTKVNADDFQTVHHELGHNYYQRAYKDQSPIFQGGANGGFHEAIGDMVGLSITPSYLKQLGLIDEEPDASKDVGLLMQAALEKVAFQPFGLLMDKWRWQVFSGELTPATYNDGWWALREQYQGIRPPVERSSDYFDAGGKYHIPNNVSYTRYFIAHILQFQFLKAACEQAGWDGPLHRCSIFGSEEVGENFNAMLEMGQSKPWPEALEAFTGTREMDGSAMVEYFAPLMTWLQEQNADRTCGW
- a CDS encoding demethoxyubiquinone hydroxylase family protein, with product MSEPSPHKPGPRARRIGDMLRVDHAGEYGAVAIYRGQRAVFEKLPHKQHTANVLEEMEAGEAHHLETFDRLLAERKIRPSLLSPFWNAAGFGLGAATALMGEKAAMACTEAVEDVIEKHYAEQIDELETVEPELAGTVRQFRDDELEHKHTAENEGAREAPGYGLLSAAIRAGCRVAIKIAEKV
- a CDS encoding disulfide bond formation protein B, yielding MRQFIARFSFTERALGFSFIASAALLAGAHLFERVGGLIPCILCLDQREAHWTALAVAGAGLALARIFKSKLAAASAVGAAALVYAVSAGLAFFHIGVEYGYWPGPALCAAGGTVDLTDVAASLNQPSTGPSCEDVQWRFLGVSMAGYNLLVSAGLFALTLFAALQESRSARRFRRGGAA
- a CDS encoding exopolysaccharide biosynthesis protein codes for the protein MTAADGQPAAPMRGATRVLQDVLDKLRLQSSATATEKQTARLGDVVENLDERAFGFLLLLLALPCCLPFVYLLPQIVALPMLALAGQLAAGGRHPWLPKKLHERSFSLDAFQSVLTRAEKYVGWVERIATPRLKPVTGRVGVRLVGGLALIPIASILTPLPSTNTVPGIGVAIMALGLIERDGVLVILGLLLGFMWVFLLLFLGAEAVDLIRGWIAART
- a CDS encoding right-handed parallel beta-helix repeat-containing protein encodes the protein MNRTMINRITPIAAGAFAISMMAASANAQSLGGFPIHEPAAGTSTGSSSGGTNRKGPMQIIVDVNGPGPYKTISQAIDDVAEGGVVYVMHGVYNETISLDKSIFIQGDRGPGSGVEISAPMNTPCLKFSPEDGTKHAVVANVQFKAKINSSANACIDVDQGVFTLKESDVLGSGIRPAVRISGGTVMLEKNRISAGSEGVFVAQQHSLSQSFIIDNKILQNKVGVDIASGSRADVVIAGNEIFDNLDSGVKSSGYGAAKLIGNKIRNNKGSGVILDKYAKLSLVRYNEIAQNSGDGVAVPFGVNGVIEDNDIVGNDGLSIFVREGLEPKVTNNFIENNGGDNCSKRDRRRGRC
- a CDS encoding peptidoglycan-binding protein, with amino-acid sequence MLIGKARRMIGGLVAASFLAMATAPAHATYEAGIQAYKNGQYSQALDLWRRFAVAGDIRSKKILGDVYSGKMLEVSEGAATPLEEIPVDNVQALLWYTLAAYHDFSAYQLPTAAEVNAQILAEARLTDIRFRMSSSDVNKAEDLISRTFEAGSAYDIYRLGEMYQKGAGLEKSNTKALQMYSLAKERGVGEASAAYEFLEPLMNPKEIKLALENAEEWQPPLPPEHTGKTRQQEELERLKRELEEIRMADALEAVSDIDVELIQRSLNALGFRAGAVDNSLGPATRGAIRRFQYSTVARDFDMSEEEKQSVVTGVLTPRQTVDLFQDAAQAEHPMSQYVYGIMHVRGIGVEQDGEQAVRWLTAAADHDLSIAHYALGVVYRDGTTGLNEIAPDERKSAYHLARASALGYTPANDALRRLSFEYTRDIQ
- a CDS encoding sulfurtransferase TusA family protein, producing MAPKSQDADNIDIIDACGYRCPMPVIRMEAGLRRLAPGASLIIKADDPLAAIDIPHFCSESGHLSERLPDEGRPDTPICVFRVTRGGNPA